Proteins encoded within one genomic window of Vulgatibacter sp.:
- the tkt gene encoding transketolase, whose amino-acid sequence MSKATPLDQLCIDTLRTLAMDAVQAAKSGHPGTPMALAPVGYCLWQRFLRYDPQDPIWPNRDRFVLSVGHASMLLYGLLHLAGVKAVNAEYEQVGSPSVSLDDIRNFRQLDSKTPGHPEYRWTSGVECTTGPLGTGNATSVGMAIASRWLAARYNRPDFTLFDYDVYSLCGDGDLMEGVCSEAASLAGHLRLDNLCWLYDNNRITIEGATGLSFSDDVATRFVGYGWNVLRVADANDLEMLSRALRTFRATTGRPTLIIVDSQIAWGAPNLQGKAKAHGEPLGEEEIRRTKRFYGWPEDEKFRVPDGVREHFAAEMGKRGATLRSDWLELFDRYRERFPAEAEEIVRMQRREVPAGLDAELPTFPADAKGMATRVASGQVLQKVGEKMPWLLGGSADLAPSTKTLLGFPGAGDFLAGQWDGRNLRYGIREFAMGCASNGLALSKLRAYASTFLIFSDFARGAIRLSALMELPVIWIFTHDSIGVGEDGPTHQPVEQLASLRAIPGLVVMRPADANEVVECWRVIASLRHEPVALVLTRQDVPTLDRSRYASAAGAARGAYVLADAAPGQKPEVILIGTGSELQLCVAAHEELAAAGIHSRVVSMPSWELFEQQEEAWRDEVLPPDVIARVAVEQGATQGWAHYVGNKGAVIGMHTFGASAPLAELRHKFGFTPERVADAAREQIARARGELQGPPRFRD is encoded by the coding sequence ATGAGCAAAGCCACCCCCCTCGATCAGCTCTGCATCGACACCTTGCGAACCCTCGCGATGGACGCGGTCCAGGCGGCGAAGTCCGGCCATCCGGGCACGCCCATGGCGCTCGCGCCGGTCGGCTACTGCCTCTGGCAGCGCTTCCTCCGCTACGACCCGCAGGATCCGATCTGGCCCAACCGGGATCGCTTCGTCCTCTCGGTGGGCCACGCCTCGATGCTCCTCTACGGGCTCCTCCACCTCGCCGGGGTGAAGGCCGTCAACGCCGAGTACGAGCAGGTCGGCTCTCCCTCGGTCTCCCTCGACGACATCCGCAACTTCCGGCAGCTCGACTCGAAGACGCCCGGCCATCCGGAGTATCGATGGACGAGTGGGGTGGAGTGCACCACCGGTCCGCTGGGCACCGGCAACGCCACCTCGGTGGGCATGGCGATCGCTTCCCGCTGGCTCGCCGCCCGCTACAACCGCCCCGACTTCACCCTCTTCGACTACGACGTCTACTCCCTCTGCGGCGACGGCGACCTGATGGAGGGCGTCTGCAGCGAGGCGGCGTCCCTCGCCGGCCACCTCCGCCTCGACAACCTCTGCTGGCTCTACGACAACAACCGGATCACCATCGAGGGCGCCACCGGCCTCTCCTTCAGCGACGACGTGGCCACCCGCTTCGTCGGCTACGGCTGGAACGTGCTCCGGGTCGCCGACGCCAACGACCTCGAGATGCTCAGCCGGGCGCTGCGCACCTTCCGGGCCACCACGGGGCGGCCGACGCTCATCATCGTCGACAGCCAGATTGCCTGGGGCGCGCCCAACCTGCAGGGCAAGGCGAAGGCCCACGGCGAGCCCCTCGGCGAGGAGGAGATCCGGCGCACCAAGCGCTTCTACGGCTGGCCCGAGGACGAGAAATTTCGTGTGCCCGACGGGGTGCGCGAGCATTTCGCCGCGGAGATGGGCAAGCGCGGCGCGACCCTGCGCAGCGACTGGCTCGAGCTCTTCGACCGCTACCGGGAGCGCTTCCCGGCGGAGGCGGAGGAGATCGTGCGGATGCAGCGCCGGGAGGTGCCCGCCGGCCTGGACGCGGAGCTCCCTACCTTCCCGGCGGATGCGAAGGGGATGGCCACCCGCGTCGCCTCGGGGCAGGTGCTGCAGAAGGTCGGCGAGAAGATGCCGTGGCTCCTCGGCGGCTCGGCGGACCTCGCCCCCTCGACCAAGACGCTGCTCGGCTTCCCCGGCGCCGGCGATTTCCTGGCCGGCCAGTGGGATGGCCGCAACCTGCGCTACGGCATCCGCGAGTTCGCGATGGGCTGCGCCTCCAACGGCCTCGCCCTCTCCAAGCTCCGCGCCTACGCGTCGACCTTCCTCATCTTCAGCGATTTCGCCCGTGGCGCGATCCGGCTCTCGGCGCTGATGGAGCTGCCGGTGATCTGGATCTTCACCCACGACTCGATCGGTGTCGGCGAGGACGGTCCCACCCACCAGCCGGTGGAGCAGCTCGCCTCGCTCCGCGCGATCCCGGGCCTGGTCGTGATGCGACCCGCCGACGCCAACGAGGTGGTGGAGTGCTGGCGCGTCATCGCCTCGCTCCGCCACGAGCCGGTGGCGCTGGTGCTCACCCGGCAGGACGTCCCCACCCTCGACCGCAGCCGCTACGCATCGGCTGCGGGCGCCGCCCGCGGCGCCTACGTGCTCGCCGACGCTGCGCCGGGACAGAAGCCGGAGGTGATCCTCATCGGCACCGGCAGCGAGCTGCAGCTCTGCGTCGCCGCCCACGAGGAGCTCGCAGCAGCCGGGATTCACTCGCGGGTGGTGAGCATGCCCTCCTGGGAGCTCTTCGAGCAGCAGGAGGAGGCCTGGCGCGACGAGGTGCTGCCGCCGGACGTGATCGCCAGGGTGGCGGTGGAGCAGGGCGCCACCCAGGGCTGGGCCCACTACGTCGGCAACAAGGGCGCGGTGATCGGGATGCACACCTTCGGCGCGTCGGCGCCGCTGGCAGAGCTGCGGCACAAATTCGGCTTCACGCCGGAGCGGGTTGCGGATGCCGCCCGGGAGCAGATCGCCAGGGCCCGGGGCGAGCTGCAGGGCCCGCCCCGCTTCCGCGACTGA